Proteins from a single region of Chryseobacterium sp. T16E-39:
- a CDS encoding DUF3857 domain-containing protein produces the protein MMKILTIGALCIASVYYAQNYPVSAIPENLKKDANAVIRKDFTTIQINKIDEIKYQMNTVTTVLNKGGDSEALTYIPYEKGDHISDVKVIIYDESGKKVKSYSKSDFGDFANNSSGVFYSDNRYLALTYTPTQYPYTVEFSYQITNENTIFIPDFVPFTNTNVSLEESQFKIVNNSGIELRTKTYPSLYNYTSVVESSDGTGKVFAYKNVPAIDDAFLLPKPVKILPKVSFSLAKFNLEGKQGSITSWKDFGVWYYENLVTPASVSTPQIKAEIASLNLSGTKEEKIKKIYQYMQSKTRYIFVGLGIGGWLPMMPDEVQKKGYGDCKGLTNYMKTLLDVAGIPSYYSVINSSSSQESFDPDFPKMGGNHAILMVPTEKGNIWLENTSQQIAFNHLGYTTTDRNVLSVKKEGIELINTPVYSADQNKEKQTLKIKLNEDNSINGQGQFAFTGNQYDYSLRFTTLSPKEKNEFIKNQLNVLHFENIEMKDFVNDRENAVAQYNLDFKAINYSKNAGSSMVFRAVPIFSDTNYKIEEKRDLPFEIMQSFEDEYKITFEIPKNYKIEEVPTDVKLPSEFGTYQLSFVKNGEELTVTRTIRVNKGMYPKEKYNDYIKFRKKTLNMDNSKILISKI, from the coding sequence ATGATGAAAATATTGACTATAGGAGCTTTATGTATAGCTTCGGTCTACTATGCACAGAATTATCCTGTGTCAGCAATTCCTGAAAATTTGAAGAAAGATGCCAATGCAGTTATCCGGAAAGATTTTACGACGATCCAGATTAACAAGATTGATGAGATCAAATATCAAATGAATACGGTAACGACTGTTTTAAATAAAGGAGGAGACTCTGAGGCACTAACGTATATTCCTTATGAAAAAGGAGATCATATTTCAGATGTTAAAGTTATAATTTACGATGAATCCGGTAAAAAAGTAAAATCATATTCAAAATCAGATTTTGGAGATTTTGCTAATAACTCTTCTGGAGTTTTTTATTCAGATAACCGATATCTAGCATTAACTTATACCCCTACACAATATCCATATACGGTTGAGTTTTCTTACCAGATAACAAATGAAAATACGATTTTCATCCCAGATTTCGTACCATTCACTAATACTAATGTCTCACTGGAAGAAAGTCAATTTAAAATTGTCAATAATTCGGGGATTGAACTCCGTACAAAAACGTATCCTTCCCTATACAATTATACATCAGTGGTAGAAAGCAGCGATGGAACGGGAAAGGTATTTGCGTATAAAAATGTTCCTGCTATTGATGATGCTTTTTTACTCCCTAAACCTGTGAAAATTTTGCCCAAAGTAAGTTTCTCACTTGCTAAATTTAATCTGGAGGGAAAACAAGGCAGTATAACGAGTTGGAAAGATTTTGGAGTGTGGTATTATGAAAACTTAGTGACGCCAGCGTCAGTTTCTACCCCGCAGATTAAGGCTGAAATTGCATCATTAAATTTATCCGGAACTAAAGAAGAAAAAATTAAAAAGATCTATCAATACATGCAGAGCAAGACCAGATATATCTTTGTTGGATTAGGAATCGGCGGATGGTTGCCTATGATGCCAGATGAGGTACAGAAAAAAGGGTATGGTGACTGTAAGGGGCTTACAAATTATATGAAAACGCTGTTAGACGTAGCGGGAATACCGTCTTATTATTCGGTGATTAATTCAAGTTCTTCACAAGAATCTTTTGATCCTGATTTTCCTAAGATGGGTGGAAATCATGCTATTCTTATGGTTCCAACTGAAAAAGGGAATATCTGGCTGGAAAATACCTCTCAACAGATCGCTTTTAATCATTTAGGTTATACGACTACGGATCGTAATGTACTTTCCGTAAAAAAAGAGGGGATAGAACTTATCAATACTCCTGTCTATTCTGCAGATCAAAATAAGGAGAAGCAAACGCTAAAAATTAAGCTTAACGAAGATAACAGTATTAACGGGCAGGGGCAGTTTGCGTTTACCGGAAATCAATACGATTACAGTTTGAGGTTTACCACATTGTCTCCTAAGGAAAAAAATGAATTCATAAAAAATCAATTAAATGTTTTACATTTTGAGAATATTGAAATGAAGGATTTTGTAAATGATAGAGAGAATGCGGTTGCTCAATACAATTTGGATTTTAAAGCGATTAATTATTCTAAAAATGCTGGAAGTAGTATGGTCTTCAGAGCAGTTCCTATTTTTTCAGATACAAATTATAAAATAGAGGAGAAGAGAGATTTACCGTTCGAGATCATGCAGTCTTTTGAAGATGAATATAAGATTACTTTCGAGATCCCTAAAAACTATAAGATCGAAGAAGTTCCGACTGACGTTAAACTACCTTCTGAGTTTGGAACATATCAATTGAGTTTTGTGAAAAATGGAGAAGAGCTTACGGTTACCAGAACAATCAGAGTGAATAAAGGAATGTATCCAAAAGAAAAATACAATGATTACATCAAGTTCAGAAAAAAAACGCTAAACATGGACAATTCTAAAATTTTAATTTCTAAAATCTAA
- a CDS encoding transglutaminase domain-containing protein — MKKLVLIIISSINFIFIGAQKKEFLDPPKFNDADLSKQKSTLDENAPAEILYKSVHFNVDYSTIMLHKQVFYRVKIYDKDKAEDLLNLEIPLYESGSDKESVSKMRAYTYNLENGSVVTTKVDKSSKYKSKENKYVSVTKFAFPNVKNGSIIEYQYEVISPFLYSVPEIVIESDTPSLYTEYVLDTPSNIAYNVNYTGSLDPKYRQVEEKILYGRDYKTYRFGYENLKGFKTERFIKNDRNFRTKISAELHSTNFRELKLYSSSWEQIKERLYDSDDFGYELKKTRLAKDNMPADISGLSEGEKANAIFKYVQKTFTWNKYSGVTTSDGIKKMLETKTGNAAEINLFLIMLLREAGIKADPLAISTVNNGMINLASPNVSNLNFVLAAVKIKDQFHLYDATSKQSSMDMLPMRDWNQFGILISKEKVQQLSMVNTKPSFTYLTAVAKIGEDGSISGTYSDKDTGSYAMFAKENYDENAEKYKKQYKENYSIDFTNIDSKVLENGDFESTMNFSSENLIDRIGKKMIINPMLFLNKNSNEFDQTEVRKYPIDFISAYTRTKKITFEIPEGYVIEEMPKNKKIVTDDKEIEYSYIAEQKGNKLEVTSMTKVLSPDYDKEYYPAFKQIWGVASKTENQVISLIKK; from the coding sequence ATGAAAAAATTAGTATTAATCATTATAAGCTCAATAAATTTTATTTTTATTGGTGCTCAAAAGAAAGAATTTCTTGATCCTCCAAAGTTTAATGATGCGGATCTTTCAAAACAAAAATCGACACTGGATGAAAATGCTCCAGCTGAAATATTATACAAGTCTGTACATTTTAATGTTGATTATTCTACTATAATGCTTCATAAGCAGGTCTTTTATAGAGTGAAAATCTATGATAAGGATAAGGCTGAAGATTTACTTAATCTTGAAATTCCTCTTTATGAAAGTGGAAGTGATAAAGAAAGTGTTTCTAAAATGAGAGCTTATACCTATAATTTGGAAAATGGAAGTGTAGTAACAACAAAAGTAGATAAAAGCTCAAAATATAAAAGTAAAGAGAATAAATATGTTTCCGTCACTAAGTTTGCGTTTCCTAATGTGAAAAATGGTTCCATTATCGAATATCAATATGAGGTAATTTCACCTTTTTTATATTCTGTCCCGGAGATAGTAATAGAATCTGATACTCCTTCTCTATACACTGAATATGTTTTGGATACTCCTTCTAATATTGCTTATAATGTTAATTATACAGGATCACTTGATCCTAAATACAGACAGGTTGAGGAAAAAATTCTATATGGAAGAGATTATAAAACCTACAGATTTGGGTATGAAAATCTAAAAGGGTTTAAAACTGAACGCTTTATAAAAAATGACAGAAATTTTAGAACTAAAATTAGTGCCGAACTGCATTCAACAAACTTTAGAGAACTGAAACTGTATTCTTCATCCTGGGAGCAAATCAAAGAAAGGCTGTACGACAGCGATGATTTTGGATATGAATTAAAAAAGACAAGATTAGCAAAAGATAACATGCCGGCTGATATCTCTGGATTAAGTGAAGGTGAAAAGGCTAATGCTATTTTTAAGTATGTTCAGAAAACTTTTACATGGAATAAATATTCGGGAGTAACAACGAGTGATGGAATAAAGAAAATGCTTGAGACAAAAACGGGAAATGCGGCCGAAATTAATCTCTTTTTGATTATGTTGCTAAGAGAAGCTGGAATAAAAGCTGATCCTTTAGCAATTTCTACGGTCAATAACGGAATGATCAACCTTGCATCTCCAAATGTTTCCAATTTAAATTTTGTCTTAGCTGCCGTAAAAATTAAAGATCAGTTTCATTTGTATGATGCCACATCAAAGCAGTCTTCAATGGATATGTTACCTATGAGAGATTGGAATCAATTTGGGATCTTAATATCCAAGGAGAAGGTACAGCAATTGTCGATGGTCAATACAAAACCAAGTTTTACTTATCTGACTGCTGTAGCAAAAATAGGAGAAGATGGAAGTATTTCGGGAACGTATTCTGATAAAGACACAGGAAGCTATGCTATGTTTGCTAAAGAAAATTATGATGAAAATGCAGAAAAATATAAAAAACAGTATAAGGAAAATTATTCTATAGATTTTACAAATATAGATTCTAAAGTTCTTGAAAATGGTGATTTTGAAAGCACAATGAATTTTTCTTCGGAAAACTTAATTGATAGGATTGGTAAGAAAATGATTATCAACCCAATGTTATTCCTGAACAAAAATTCTAATGAGTTTGATCAGACGGAAGTTAGAAAATATCCGATAGACTTCATATCTGCTTATACCAGAACAAAGAAAATAACTTTTGAAATTCCTGAAGGCTACGTTATTGAGGAAATGCCTAAGAATAAAAAGATCGTTACGGATGATAAGGAAATAGAATATAGCTATATTGCCGAGCAGAAAGGAAATAAACTGGAAGTTACTTCCATGACCAAAGTGCTTAGTCCTGATTACGATAAAGAATATTACCCTGCATTTAAGCAGATTTGGGGTGTTGCCTCAAAAACTGAAAATCAAGTCATCAGTTTAATTAAAAAATAA
- a CDS encoding DUF5684 domain-containing protein: MLTILQTDPYDGMDSAAAAGVGIGMLFFYLIIYLFYGYCMYKIFQKAGREDAWAAFIPIYNIIVLLDIVKKPTWWIILFFIPFVNLFASWMVNDGLAKGFSKETPLYTILLFFLGFIFIPVLAFNDDKFDGQKIPAN, from the coding sequence ATGTTAACTATTTTACAAACAGATCCTTATGATGGGATGGATTCTGCAGCTGCGGCAGGTGTAGGAATCGGAATGTTATTCTTTTACTTAATTATATATCTGTTCTATGGATATTGTATGTACAAAATATTTCAGAAAGCAGGGCGCGAAGACGCATGGGCAGCTTTTATTCCTATTTATAATATTATTGTCCTTCTTGATATTGTGAAAAAACCGACATGGTGGATTATCTTGTTCTTTATTCCATTTGTGAACTTATTTGCTTCGTGGATGGTTAATGACGGACTTGCAAAAGGATTTAGTAAAGAAACACCTTTATATACAATCCTATTATTTTTCCTAGGATTTATATTTATTCCGGTATTAGCATTTAATGATGATAAATTTGATGGACAGAAGATTCCTGCAAATTAA
- a CDS encoding RsiV family protein → MKNILATVLLSSFFIFSACKKDEKKDVPTGKTENNQSEKFVIDSVKVNDSIKINDSLGVKYTSRLLVFPSLKDQKLLDSIYFISKGAKDFSKNGLQSYLEKEKTDYFNSMKKEAKDLSVTFPQDWYTSTYMNWKSTTNEYMHIEYVGSSYEGGAHDNYGFSERVFDLKNNKKLELGDITTMPKKQIEGILMKNVNKINSGTTDEKGEVKNSDMLLVEIIPATNNFYFDDKNLYFHYSPYEIAAFAAGDITVPVSWEDLKGTLKPEFKERMKIK, encoded by the coding sequence ATGAAAAATATCCTTGCAACAGTCTTACTTTCCTCATTCTTTATTTTTTCAGCCTGTAAAAAAGATGAAAAAAAAGATGTGCCTACCGGAAAAACAGAAAATAATCAATCAGAAAAATTTGTAATCGATTCAGTTAAAGTGAATGATTCCATAAAGATTAATGACTCTTTGGGAGTAAAGTACACTTCCAGACTTCTTGTATTTCCATCATTAAAGGACCAGAAACTATTAGACAGTATTTATTTTATTAGTAAAGGAGCTAAAGATTTTTCTAAAAACGGGCTTCAGTCTTATCTGGAAAAGGAAAAAACAGATTATTTCAATTCTATGAAAAAGGAAGCTAAAGATCTGAGTGTAACATTTCCACAGGATTGGTATACCAGTACTTATATGAACTGGAAATCTACGACCAATGAATATATGCATATAGAATACGTAGGAAGTTCATATGAAGGTGGGGCACATGATAATTATGGATTTTCAGAGAGGGTATTTGATCTGAAAAATAATAAAAAACTTGAACTGGGAGATATTACCACTATGCCTAAAAAACAAATTGAGGGGATTCTGATGAAGAATGTTAATAAGATCAATAGTGGAACAACGGATGAAAAAGGAGAAGTGAAAAACTCTGATATGCTTTTGGTTGAAATAATCCCGGCGACCAATAATTTCTATTTTGATGATAAAAACCTGTATTTCCATTACAGTCCTTATGAAATTGCTGCTTTTGCTGCAGGAGATATTACTGTTCCTGTATCATGGGAAGACTTAAAGGGGACCTTAAAGCCTGAATTTAAAGAAAGAATGAAAATTAAATAA
- a CDS encoding diacylglycerol/lipid kinase family protein — translation MEKVAFIINPFSAKKNYQPFLNELKKKVENPLYYISESIQGTDDFIEMHFNEIDIFVAIGGDGTISTVARKLINTTKILAIFPAGSGNGFSNETKFSKNLDELLAKIKSKKSRKIDTFTVNDRLSINVSGTGFDGKVVKEFEKTDRGFKNYIKVSLKTFFNYKPIKVKFVDEAYQQYNGRYLMLNIANTRQFGNNAYIAPNASKSDGLVDMVLVKKFPLTYSALFAYRMFTKKLKDDDYVTYLPVSEIEFSVNTKNWHLDGEFNKIKSPIHVKVLPASLTILI, via the coding sequence ATGGAAAAAGTAGCATTTATCATCAATCCGTTTTCTGCCAAAAAAAATTATCAGCCATTTCTCAATGAGCTGAAGAAAAAGGTAGAAAATCCTCTTTATTATATCTCAGAATCCATTCAGGGGACAGATGATTTTATTGAAATGCACTTTAATGAAATTGATATTTTTGTAGCAATAGGAGGAGATGGAACGATTTCTACGGTAGCGAGAAAATTGATCAATACAACTAAAATTCTGGCTATTTTTCCTGCAGGATCAGGGAATGGATTTTCCAACGAAACCAAGTTTAGCAAAAATTTGGATGAATTACTCGCTAAGATAAAAAGTAAAAAATCCAGAAAAATTGATACGTTCACAGTGAATGACCGTCTTTCGATTAACGTTTCAGGGACAGGGTTTGACGGCAAAGTTGTGAAAGAATTTGAAAAGACGGATCGTGGCTTTAAAAATTACATTAAGGTTTCTTTAAAGACATTTTTTAATTATAAACCGATTAAAGTTAAGTTTGTTGATGAAGCCTATCAGCAGTATAATGGAAGGTATTTAATGTTAAACATTGCCAATACGAGGCAGTTTGGCAATAATGCTTATATAGCTCCCAATGCGAGTAAAAGCGATGGATTAGTTGATATGGTTTTGGTTAAAAAATTTCCATTGACCTATTCAGCACTGTTTGCCTATAGGATGTTTACTAAAAAACTGAAAGATGACGACTATGTTACCTATCTTCCGGTTTCAGAGATTGAATTTAGTGTCAATACCAAAAACTGGCATTTGGATGGTGAATTTAATAAGATAAAATCTCCGATCCATGTTAAAGTTCTTCCCGCAAGCCTGACTATTTTAATCTAG
- a CDS encoding dicarboxylate/amino acid:cation symporter translates to MKAKQFYQQLYFQVIIAIIAGILLGNFYPELGEKMKPLGDGFIKLVKMIIAPVIFITLTLGIAHMTDLKKVGRIAIKAMIYFFTFSTLALIIGLIVGNVLQPGSGLNIDPATLSGDVSQYQQKAHDSTLTGFMMNIIPETLFSPLVGENVLQVLLVAILMGIALVLTKEKSQKITNFLQDLSTPIFKIVHMLMKLAPIGAFGAMAFTIGKYGLHSVLNLIFLVGTFYITSILFVILVLGAVAWYNGFSIFKLMFYLKEELLLVLGTSSSESALPGIMEKLEKAGCSKAIVGLVVPTGYSFNLDGTNIYMTLASLFIAQALNIHLPLEKQIILLLVAMLSSKGAAGVTGAGFVTLAATLAVVPEIPIAGMTLILGIDKFMSECRALTNVIGNSVATVVVANWEKQLDKNQLQYSLNHPQEVEKKLEI, encoded by the coding sequence ATGAAAGCAAAACAATTCTACCAGCAACTTTATTTTCAAGTAATTATTGCTATTATCGCAGGTATACTTTTAGGTAACTTTTATCCCGAACTGGGAGAAAAGATGAAACCACTAGGTGATGGTTTTATTAAACTGGTAAAAATGATCATTGCTCCGGTAATCTTCATTACCCTAACGTTGGGAATTGCTCATATGACCGACCTTAAGAAAGTTGGAAGAATTGCTATAAAAGCAATGATCTATTTCTTTACCTTTTCAACGTTGGCGTTAATTATTGGCCTGATCGTTGGAAATGTTTTGCAACCCGGTTCCGGATTAAACATTGATCCCGCTACGCTCTCAGGTGATGTTTCCCAATATCAGCAAAAGGCACATGATTCTACCCTTACAGGATTTATGATGAATATTATTCCTGAAACATTATTCAGTCCATTGGTAGGCGAAAATGTTCTTCAGGTTTTACTCGTCGCCATTTTAATGGGAATTGCTCTTGTTTTAACCAAAGAAAAAAGTCAAAAAATAACAAATTTCCTTCAAGATCTTTCAACACCCATATTCAAAATAGTTCATATGCTGATGAAACTAGCTCCCATCGGAGCTTTTGGAGCAATGGCATTTACAATTGGAAAATATGGTCTTCATTCTGTTCTAAACCTCATCTTTTTAGTAGGGACTTTTTATATCACTTCCATCCTGTTCGTTATTTTAGTGCTGGGTGCTGTTGCCTGGTACAATGGTTTTAGCATTTTTAAACTGATGTTTTACCTTAAAGAAGAGCTTCTTTTGGTATTAGGAACGAGTTCTTCAGAATCTGCATTACCCGGAATTATGGAAAAGCTTGAAAAGGCAGGATGCTCTAAGGCAATTGTAGGATTGGTTGTACCTACGGGCTATTCTTTCAATCTGGATGGTACTAATATTTATATGACGTTAGCTTCATTATTTATAGCCCAGGCCCTCAATATACATTTACCGCTTGAAAAACAAATAATACTCCTTCTTGTTGCCATGCTAAGTTCGAAAGGAGCTGCTGGAGTTACAGGAGCAGGATTTGTAACCTTGGCAGCTACATTGGCAGTAGTTCCTGAAATTCCAATTGCGGGAATGACCCTGATTCTTGGAATAGATAAGTTTATGAGTGAATGCAGGGCACTTACCAATGTTATTGGTAATTCTGTAGCTACTGTAGTTGTAGCCAATTGGGAAAAACAATTGGATAAGAACCAGCTGCAGTATTCCTTAAATCATCCTCAGGAGGTTGAAAAGAAATTGGAGATTTAG
- the ggt gene encoding gamma-glutamyltransferase, with amino-acid sequence MKNLLFAAAFLSIHLYSGQFTDFNIVKEVKVKNKGVVVSAHPLASEAGTKMMKLGGNAYDAIVATQYALAVVYPQAGNIGGGGFLVGVKNNGEKFTLDYRETAPKHASKDMYLDKNGKANTDWSQNGRLAVGVPGSIAGFFATLKYCKLPMEKIIQPAIDLAEKGFAITEKEADMLNNHKESFQKHNTSNILFVKETPWKAGDLLIQKELAETLKRIQKLGSKGFYEGKTADFIISEMKKGNGIITYEDLKNYKVAERKALEFDYKGNNVVSMPLPSSGGILLAQMLKMASYENLEKYQLNSTPAVQIMVEAERRAYADRAEYMGDPDFIEDKTSYLISDDYLKSRWKSFSFSKATPSSEVGKIIKQPKESTETTHISVIDKEGNAASVTTTLNGYYGSKVLVSGAGFFLNNEMDDFSIKPGVPNMFGAVGGEANAIQPNKRMLSSMTPTILLKNGKPFMVVGTPGGTTIATSVYQSIVDVVDFKLDANISVNSPKFHHQWLPETVSVENNFPESTISDLKAKNYVIEKVKQLGKMEVIVIDGNGNIHAVADGRGDDSVAIE; translated from the coding sequence ATGAAGAACCTATTATTTGCGGCTGCATTTTTAAGTATACACCTTTATTCGGGACAGTTTACTGATTTCAACATTGTAAAAGAAGTCAAAGTAAAAAATAAAGGAGTGGTCGTTTCTGCGCACCCATTAGCCAGTGAAGCAGGTACAAAAATGATGAAATTGGGAGGAAATGCTTATGATGCCATTGTTGCAACCCAATATGCATTAGCCGTTGTTTATCCTCAGGCAGGAAACATCGGTGGTGGTGGCTTTTTAGTAGGTGTAAAAAACAATGGTGAGAAATTCACTTTAGACTACAGGGAAACCGCTCCAAAACATGCCTCCAAAGACATGTATCTTGATAAAAATGGAAAAGCCAATACCGACTGGTCTCAAAATGGAAGATTAGCCGTAGGAGTTCCCGGAAGTATCGCCGGATTTTTTGCTACTTTAAAATATTGCAAACTGCCGATGGAAAAAATTATCCAGCCGGCAATAGATTTGGCTGAAAAAGGCTTTGCAATTACTGAAAAGGAAGCAGATATGCTTAATAATCATAAGGAAAGTTTTCAGAAACATAATACATCCAATATTTTATTTGTAAAAGAAACCCCGTGGAAAGCAGGAGATCTTCTCATTCAGAAGGAACTTGCAGAAACCCTGAAACGTATTCAAAAATTAGGATCTAAAGGTTTTTATGAAGGAAAAACTGCTGATTTTATTATTTCTGAGATGAAAAAAGGAAATGGTATCATCACTTATGAAGATCTGAAAAACTATAAAGTTGCTGAAAGAAAAGCACTGGAATTTGACTATAAAGGAAACAATGTAGTTTCTATGCCACTCCCCTCTAGCGGCGGAATTCTTTTAGCTCAGATGCTTAAAATGGCAAGTTATGAGAATCTTGAAAAGTACCAGTTGAATTCTACTCCCGCTGTGCAAATTATGGTGGAAGCTGAAAGAAGAGCTTATGCTGACAGAGCGGAATACATGGGTGATCCAGATTTTATAGAAGACAAAACAAGCTATTTAATCTCTGATGATTATCTTAAAAGCAGATGGAAGAGTTTCAGTTTTTCTAAAGCAACACCAAGCTCTGAAGTTGGAAAAATAATAAAACAACCGAAGGAATCTACAGAAACAACCCATATTTCAGTAATTGATAAAGAAGGAAACGCAGCATCGGTCACCACAACCCTGAACGGGTATTATGGAAGCAAGGTTCTTGTATCAGGTGCAGGATTCTTCTTAAATAATGAAATGGATGATTTCTCCATAAAACCTGGAGTACCAAATATGTTTGGTGCTGTGGGTGGCGAAGCTAATGCTATCCAGCCTAATAAAAGAATGCTTTCTTCAATGACTCCTACTATTTTACTGAAAAACGGTAAACCTTTTATGGTGGTTGGAACTCCTGGTGGAACAACGATTGCGACCTCTGTTTACCAATCTATTGTAGATGTAGTCGATTTTAAACTAGATGCGAATATCTCTGTAAATTCCCCAAAATTCCATCATCAGTGGCTTCCGGAAACCGTATCTGTGGAAAACAATTTCCCGGAATCTACCATTTCTGACCTTAAAGCTAAAAATTACGTTATCGAAAAAGTAAAACAACTCGGCAAAATGGAAGTGATTGTCATCGATGGTAATGGGAATATTCATGCGGTTGCTGACGGACGGGGTGATGATTCCGTAGCCATAGAATAA